In a genomic window of Bacillota bacterium:
- a CDS encoding extracellular solute-binding protein, which translates to MKARARSLVLLSLVVCLALAVSGMVSAYTPRPGVLSPDEVDFGGKTVNILVGDLHYVVFNGGLPLQERIAEAEELFNVKIQTGNTGGAEAMIARILAGDSTYDIFRFEHRGGYFPLVTQGMLLPVSTILPDEYFESLPRADRYTIEKLRYQGELYGFGVTYDTFNGSMMITMYNRDLFIEAGLEEPYDLWKEGRWTYDEMERLGIALTQDTDGDGVIDQWGIGDLGNPAAVYRFLPSNGAEVAKQKDGKWVYSLNDADAIHVLNTVNRWRNELQIMGSGDFLQGKVAIAPHTHIAGARHAINAGMNIGYVPQPRGPHVETNRQPTFDFAANFLPVNAAEPEKLIALADFLFREGDGDEYLDFYINSYMRSREHMEAYMACADNWQGEGDIFQWSGLWDITDEQVSLVINNEKGAAQATDEVEQQAQAFLDDLFGQ; encoded by the coding sequence GTGAAAGCAAGAGCGAGAAGTCTAGTGTTGTTATCGCTGGTTGTATGTTTGGCATTGGCGGTTTCCGGAATGGTTTCCGCTTATACACCGCGTCCGGGTGTACTGAGTCCGGATGAAGTGGACTTTGGCGGGAAGACAGTAAACATTCTTGTTGGTGACCTCCACTACGTAGTGTTTAACGGCGGTCTTCCGCTTCAAGAGCGGATTGCTGAAGCAGAAGAACTCTTCAATGTAAAGATTCAAACAGGTAATACCGGTGGAGCAGAGGCTATGATCGCTCGGATTTTAGCGGGTGATTCCACATATGATATCTTCCGGTTTGAACACCGCGGCGGCTATTTCCCATTGGTAACTCAGGGGATGCTGCTCCCGGTAAGTACAATTTTGCCGGATGAGTATTTCGAATCTCTGCCGCGCGCAGATCGCTATACTATCGAAAAGTTAAGATATCAAGGCGAACTCTACGGATTTGGCGTTACTTATGATACCTTCAATGGTTCGATGATGATTACCATGTATAACAGGGATCTCTTTATAGAAGCTGGCCTTGAGGAGCCATATGATCTGTGGAAAGAGGGCCGCTGGACCTATGACGAAATGGAGCGCCTCGGTATTGCATTAACCCAAGATACTGATGGCGACGGAGTAATTGATCAGTGGGGTATTGGCGATTTGGGTAATCCGGCAGCTGTTTATCGCTTCCTGCCTTCTAATGGCGCCGAGGTTGCTAAGCAGAAGGATGGGAAATGGGTATACAGCCTCAATGATGCTGACGCTATCCATGTTCTCAACACCGTTAACCGCTGGCGCAATGAACTGCAGATTATGGGCAGTGGAGACTTCCTCCAAGGCAAAGTTGCAATCGCTCCCCATACTCACATAGCTGGAGCAAGACACGCGATCAATGCCGGTATGAATATTGGTTATGTACCTCAGCCGAGAGGCCCTCATGTTGAAACCAATAGACAGCCTACATTTGACTTTGCCGCCAACTTCCTGCCTGTTAATGCGGCTGAACCTGAAAAATTGATCGCTCTAGCCGACTTCCTGTTCAGAGAAGGGGATGGAGATGAGTATCTCGATTTCTACATTAACAGCTATATGAGATCGAGAGAGCACATGGAAGCGTACATGGCATGTGCTGATAACTGGCAGGGCGAGGGAGATATCTTCCAATGGTCAGGCTTGTGGGATATCACCGATGAGCAGGTTTCCCTAGTTATCAACAATGAGAAAGGCGCAGCTCAAGCTACTGACGAGGTTGAGCAGCAGGCACAAGCTTTCCTCGATGATTTATTCGGACAATAA
- a CDS encoding DUF2512 family protein: MTNVTYLLVKFVSMLVLSLLTLTLFDSNPFGLVLVYALITTGVNYMISARLFESDDVRSPAALAEGISSMLIAWLMSLIVPGFRSTFLTLFALACAVILSGYFFHSLLIPEIDK; the protein is encoded by the coding sequence ATGACTAATGTCACTTACTTACTCGTTAAGTTTGTGTCAATGTTAGTGCTGAGTTTGCTAACCTTGACTCTTTTTGATTCTAATCCATTTGGATTAGTGCTCGTCTATGCCTTAATTACTACAGGAGTTAATTATATGATCAGTGCACGGCTGTTTGAATCCGACGATGTTAGGAGCCCTGCGGCATTGGCCGAAGGAATCAGTTCAATGCTGATTGCTTGGCTGATGTCGCTGATTGTGCCTGGGTTCCGCTCGACATTTTTAACCTTGTTTGCGCTAGCGTGCGCGGTAATTCTCAGCGGATACTTTTTTCATAGTTTGTTAATACCGGAAATAGACAAATAA
- a CDS encoding glycoside hydrolase family 65 codes for MIDRKMLVSRHNPKIHEFDPFAPLSVGNGDFAFTVDSTGLQTFPELYQDGMPIATMSNWGWHSYTTPDHLLGRTIKLKDYDTFGRPVGYHTSPEGQEELFDWLRINPHRFHLGQIGLVMALNDGNPVQPSDVHSINQTLDLWTGVITSEFKVEDSPVTVVTACHPHQDLVLVSVESPLIDEGRLQVKIAFPYGSHHMSGADWQQPDKHKTVVLESDAQSIQFVRTMDDEVYYCAMQFAHKTTVSKLDAHTYAFSPIESGAPLQFVCLFSPQQSKQPLLSYDDALAAVRLHWPQFWQSGGAVELAHSQDERANELERRVVLSQYVTAIQCSGVLPPQETGLTTNSWFGKAHLEMHWWHAAHFPQWGRPQLLENSLWWYDYIMPKAKKHAANQGYTGARWPKMVGPDGVDSPSKVAPLLIWQQPHPIAYAELMYQSYPTQETLERYYDIVMESAEFMASFAHYDENRGEYILGAPIIPAQECHRAVETLNPTYELEYWWFALRIAQEWRARMGIEPNPKWDEIIEKLAPLPVKDGVYLAHEHCPDTFSKFNYDHPSMLCACGVLPGTRADHEVVRNTIRTVFETWQWDRAWGWDFPVVAMAAARVGEPELALDALFVDSVKNTWLPNGHNYQRPNLPLYLPGNGALLLAVGMMAAGWNGGPDVHAPGFPQDGSWKVAVEGINKYW; via the coding sequence ATGATTGATAGAAAAATGCTGGTAAGCAGGCATAATCCAAAGATTCATGAGTTTGATCCTTTTGCCCCCTTATCAGTAGGTAACGGTGACTTTGCTTTTACTGTAGACAGCACAGGTCTCCAGACATTTCCTGAGCTTTATCAGGATGGAATGCCGATTGCCACAATGTCCAACTGGGGCTGGCACAGCTATACTACACCAGATCATCTGCTCGGCAGGACAATCAAGCTGAAAGACTACGATACCTTTGGCCGTCCGGTAGGCTACCACACTAGTCCGGAAGGGCAGGAGGAGCTGTTTGATTGGCTTCGCATTAACCCTCATCGTTTTCATTTAGGTCAGATCGGTCTAGTAATGGCCCTGAACGATGGTAATCCGGTTCAGCCAAGCGATGTGCACAGCATTAATCAAACGCTGGATCTGTGGACTGGGGTAATTACCAGCGAGTTTAAGGTCGAGGACAGCCCTGTCACTGTAGTCACAGCTTGCCATCCTCATCAGGATTTAGTTCTGGTGTCGGTAGAATCACCTTTAATTGATGAGGGCAGACTGCAGGTCAAGATTGCTTTTCCCTACGGATCCCACCACATGTCCGGTGCGGACTGGCAGCAGCCGGATAAACACAAGACTGTTGTTTTAGAATCTGATGCCCAATCGATCCAGTTTGTTAGGACCATGGATGATGAGGTATACTACTGCGCGATGCAGTTTGCGCATAAAACAACAGTATCCAAGCTGGATGCCCATACATACGCGTTCTCCCCAATAGAATCAGGAGCTCCGCTTCAATTTGTTTGTCTGTTTTCTCCACAGCAGTCAAAACAGCCGCTGCTCAGTTATGACGATGCTTTAGCAGCGGTCAGGCTCCACTGGCCCCAGTTTTGGCAGAGCGGAGGAGCTGTTGAGTTAGCTCACAGTCAAGATGAGCGGGCTAACGAACTTGAGCGGCGAGTGGTGCTGTCTCAGTATGTGACTGCAATTCAATGCTCAGGTGTCCTGCCGCCTCAGGAGACTGGCTTGACTACCAATAGTTGGTTTGGCAAAGCTCACCTGGAAATGCACTGGTGGCACGCTGCCCACTTCCCGCAGTGGGGAAGACCACAGCTTTTGGAAAACAGTTTATGGTGGTATGATTACATCATGCCGAAAGCTAAGAAACATGCAGCAAATCAAGGTTATACTGGAGCTAGATGGCCGAAAATGGTAGGGCCGGATGGTGTGGATTCTCCTTCAAAAGTTGCACCTCTGCTGATCTGGCAGCAGCCCCATCCGATTGCTTATGCAGAGCTGATGTACCAGAGCTATCCAACTCAAGAGACTCTGGAACGCTATTATGACATAGTGATGGAAAGTGCCGAATTTATGGCCAGTTTTGCTCACTATGACGAGAATCGGGGCGAATATATTCTAGGGGCGCCGATTATTCCCGCGCAGGAGTGTCACCGGGCTGTTGAAACTCTCAATCCTACCTACGAGCTTGAGTACTGGTGGTTTGCCCTGCGGATTGCTCAAGAGTGGAGGGCTAGAATGGGTATAGAGCCCAATCCTAAGTGGGATGAGATTATCGAAAAACTGGCGCCGCTTCCGGTTAAGGACGGAGTTTACTTAGCCCATGAGCATTGTCCTGATACTTTTTCTAAGTTCAACTATGATCATCCATCTATGTTGTGCGCTTGCGGAGTGCTTCCGGGTACCCGTGCAGATCATGAAGTAGTGCGCAATACCATTAGGACCGTATTTGAGACTTGGCAGTGGGATAGAGCTTGGGGCTGGGACTTCCCGGTTGTTGCGATGGCTGCAGCGCGGGTGGGTGAGCCAGAGCTGGCTTTAGATGCGTTATTTGTAGATTCTGTCAAAAATACCTGGCTGCCAAACGGTCATAATTATCAGCGTCCGAATCTGCCTTTATATCTACCCGGCAATGGCGCACTGCTGCTAGCTGTGGGTATGATGGCTGCGGGTTGGAACGGTGGGCCTGATGTGCATGCACCCGGTTTCCCACAGGATGGATCGTGGAAAGTAGCTGTCGAAGGAATTAATAAATACTGGTAA
- a CDS encoding extracellular solute-binding protein, translated as MNKRLLSVLTIIVLVAAVLGASAAAYTPRPGVLSPDEVNFNGKTVTILVGDLGYTGHNGGLPTDERVREAEVLFNVKIETQSLGTKDVVDTLTARIMAGDSKLDVIRMPHRYGYYTLVSTGMLLPVSEILPAEYYEALPSVDRYTIEKLEYQNNLYGFGVVYGLFNPTMMFTIYNRDMIEQEGLQDPYELYLNGEWSFETMTELAAAVTKDLDGDGQPDQFGIEDKSVSHDSRIYRIAAANGAEIAKPNSEGKWVFTYNQPEALEVMTQVAAWRKDLEITGGSLAGGTALFNTHNHLAGTRNLTINFGMVPIPSAVPGEYRYPVFDFAMNMLPLNSEYPEGLIALTDFLFREEDGEEFLDFNINSYMKDEEHFRVYMDAVENWQGEGDPFQELIWAKTQQAVISVINGEKGAAAAMDEIAPTVQAELDDLFKQ; from the coding sequence ATGAACAAAAGACTACTATCAGTGCTAACAATTATCGTTTTAGTTGCTGCTGTGCTGGGAGCATCTGCAGCCGCGTATACTCCTCGCCCAGGGGTTTTAAGTCCGGATGAAGTTAATTTTAACGGCAAGACTGTAACCATTTTAGTAGGTGACTTAGGTTATACCGGTCACAATGGCGGTTTGCCGACTGATGAAAGAGTCCGTGAAGCAGAAGTATTATTCAATGTTAAAATCGAAACCCAAAGCCTTGGTACTAAAGATGTTGTAGACACACTAACAGCAAGAATTATGGCCGGAGACTCCAAACTGGATGTAATTCGCATGCCGCACCGCTATGGTTATTATACTTTAGTATCTACCGGCATGCTGCTGCCTGTCAGCGAAATTCTCCCGGCTGAATACTACGAAGCTCTGCCGAGCGTAGATCGCTACACAATCGAAAAATTAGAATACCAAAATAATCTGTATGGATTTGGTGTTGTATACGGATTGTTCAACCCAACTATGATGTTTACAATTTACAACCGCGATATGATCGAGCAGGAAGGTCTGCAGGATCCGTACGAGCTCTATCTCAATGGTGAGTGGAGCTTTGAAACCATGACTGAACTTGCTGCAGCTGTTACTAAAGATTTAGATGGTGATGGCCAGCCGGATCAGTTCGGCATCGAAGACAAAAGCGTCAGCCATGACTCCAGAATCTACCGGATTGCAGCAGCAAACGGCGCAGAAATTGCTAAGCCGAACAGCGAAGGTAAATGGGTGTTTACATACAACCAGCCTGAAGCTCTTGAAGTCATGACCCAGGTTGCAGCTTGGAGAAAAGACCTGGAGATAACCGGCGGCAGCCTCGCTGGCGGTACAGCGCTGTTCAATACTCACAATCACTTAGCCGGAACACGCAACTTAACTATCAACTTCGGTATGGTTCCGATCCCAAGCGCAGTTCCCGGCGAATACCGCTATCCGGTATTTGACTTTGCTATGAACATGCTGCCGCTTAACAGTGAGTATCCGGAAGGTTTAATTGCTTTAACCGACTTCCTCTTTAGAGAAGAAGACGGTGAGGAGTTCTTAGACTTTAATATCAACTCCTACATGAAAGACGAAGAGCATTTCCGGGTTTATATGGACGCAGTTGAAAACTGGCAGGGTGAAGGCGACCCCTTCCAAGAACTGATTTGGGCTAAAACCCAGCAAGCTGTAATCTCCGTTATTAACGGCGAGAAAGGTGCAGCAGCTGCTATGGATGAAATTGCTCCAACAGTTCAAGCTGAATTAGATGACTTATTTAAACAATAA